The region tgcaggcacctgacacacgcctggttattttttgttgttgttgtcatcgttgttaagcaggcccaggccgggttcgaacccaccagccccagtgcatgtggccagtgtcctaaccgctgagccacaggcgcggagctgGAATCCCTTTCTTAAGGACTGCACCATTGGGACATGATGGGTAGCAGGTCATAGCGGTCTGCTGACATCTGACCCTGGCTCCTAGGTGGTGAGCTGCCTCAGCACTGCTGTTCTGTCTGGTCAGTTCGTGGGCTACTCCATGGTGTCCCTGCTCCTGGAGCTGAACTCTGTCTGCCTGCACCTGCGGAAGTTGCTGCTGCTTTCTCACCAGGCCCCTTCCCTGGCCTTCAGTGTGGCCAGCTGGGCCACCCTGACCACCCTGGCCCTCTTCCGCCTGGTGCCACTGGGATGGATGAGTCTGTGGCTACTCCGGCAGCACCACCAGGTGCCTCTTGCTCTGGTCATCCTCTGTGGAATTGGGCTGGTCACTGTGAGTGTCATAAGCATCACACTGGGTGTGCGACTCCTGGTCAGTGATGTCTTGCAGTCTCAGCCACACCGATTCATCCCTGGGCACAAGGAAACAAGGAGGACCAGGACATGTTGGGATGGTAAGCTTCTTACCATGGACGGTTCCACTCTCAACCTGAAGGACTAGAGAGAAGCCATAGGCTCCTCTGCTGTCAGCCCAGGGGGAGGTGGGGCCAGGACAGGGGGTTGTGGTTCTCAGTGCATGGTCCCTTGTTGGGGTAAGGCTGACTGGATCATCAGTCTCTCTATTCCTCTTCCAGCTAACTCACATCCCTACTCGTTCCTAGGGTCTAAGGAACAATGCTGATGTTGGTGGATGGGTGGGAACCTGGGTTACTGTTCTCTGAAATCTATCATCAGATGACCACTCTTTCCTGCAAACACACTTAACAGGTAACAGCCAGAGCTATCAATAAAGGGAAACaggggctctgcgcctgtggctcaagcagctaaggcgccagccacatacacctgagctggcgggtatgaatccagcccaggctgccaaacaacaatgatggctgcaaccaaaacatagccaggcgttgtagcgggagcctgtaatcccagctacttgggaggtggaggcagaagactcccttgagcccaggagttggaggttgctgtgagctgtgatgccacagcactctacccagggtgacagcttgaggctctgtctcaaaaataaataaataaataaacaaataaataaaaaataaagggaagcaGGAGACATGAAGCTGGAAAAAAGATGCCAGTGGAAACAGAGACTCTTTGCTTTAGCACAGGGTGAGGTCTTACTAAGATCAGAGAGATTTGGAATAGAGGGGACAGGTCAGAGGGAAGACAGACCTCACCTATGACCAAATTCTGGCTGTGGGAGGAGTGCCCAGGAGGCGCTATCTATTGCCAGTGGAGATGGACATGATAGTTGCCCAGAGACAGAATCCAGGGCACAGAAATTGCTGCTGATATTTTTGGTTCTCAAGCCTTACTGATTGGGCAtgatgcctcatgcctgtaatcccagaactttgggaggctgagatgggaggcttacatgaagtcaggagtttgagaacatcctgtacaacatagtaagacactgattctgatttttaaaaaatttttaaaattcactgggcatggtggcacgtgcctgtaatcctagctgctcaggagcctgaggtaagaggattgattgagtccaggagtttgagactatggTGAGGTATGATCAggtcactgcattccagcctgggtgacagagcaagactctatataaaacaaatacaaaaaagccATACTATTGTGTTTGTACTTAACTCTGGTCCTACTTTGCCCAgtcttttaaatacatttttttaagttagttttaattttaaaagtttgtttcttttaaatatttttacgtATCTTCGGACTTTCAAACAAAATGTAGATTCTTAGAGGACTGACCACAGGACTAGATCTGTCTTCTTAGGACAGCACTGAAGTCCAGCATCATAGAAAGGACTGAAACATGCATTTGGGTCCCCAGTGGAGGGTCTTCCCAAGCCCAGGCTTTCATGAAAGAATGAGGCCAGAGGCAGAGCAGGGGAGAGGAGGCTCCCACTGGGCTGCAGAGGGATAAAGGAATAGCTGACCCTCTTCTGGAATTCATTCAAAagctctccttcctccctgctgCTTCTGCTACATTTTTTCTATTGCATAAGACCCCTCCCTCCTCAATCAGAACATCAGGTTAGGGGAAGTGTAGAGCAGATAAAAGTTGCTGTTCTGCTAAACAATGAATAGAAAGAGATAACCCTTAATCATCCcgggggaaaaaaagacacaggAGGAAAAACAAgagacaggaatttttttttttttaaatcctgctAACTTAGCTGAGGTAGAGAGAGACAAAAGGATAGCAGAGGCAGACACATAGATAGGGAGGACAGATAGAAAGAaggatagggcagcgcctgtggctcagtgagtagggcgccggccccatatgccgagggtggcgggttcaaacccagcccccgccaaactgcaacaacaaaaaaaaatagccaaacattgtggcgggcacctgtagtcccagctgctcgggaggctgaggcaagagaatcgcgtaagcccaagagttagaggttgctgtgagctgtgtgacgccacggcactctaccgagggcggtacagtgagactctgtctctacaaaaaaaaaaagaaagaatgggcggcgcctgtggctcagcgggtagggcgccggtcccatatgccggaggtggcgggttcaaacccagccccggccaaattaaaaaaaaaaagaaagaaggataaaTTGCATACAGCAGATAAAGGCAAAGAGATATGAAGAGCAAGTGAGAGAAAAGCCTtgccaaaacattgaggaaaactGTCATAGAATTAATGAAATGGCCATAAACaaagaagataagaaaagtagaaataaaagttGTCAGGAAGGGATCCCGAGGGTGGAAGACACGGATAGTCTAGACAGTGAAATAGTAGGAGTGAGTGGCAAGGAGCAACAACCTGGCTCGGGAGAGATGGAAGAAAAGTGGCAGATAGAGAGATTAGCAGAGCGAGAGAAGAGAGAGGTGGAAATAGAGATGGGGGATTAGTCAGGGGAGCTGAGAAGCACAGGAGCAGAAGGAGGGGGAGGCAGCCCTTGGAAAGATCCGCCAACAGAAAAGCAGGAAATGTGTGGAGTGAGAGTGAGGCAGAAGGACAAAGGACAAACAGCTACAGTGCAAAATACAAAGACAGAGGCTGACAGTAACTGATAGGCAGAGACTGGTAGGAAGATGAGGACAAGTCAGAATCAAGGATGTCATTTGAGATAGAAGAATAGGCAAAGAGGCTGACAAGGGGAAtcgcagagagaaaaaaaagtggcGGTGGGGAGGGCAGAACAGTTAAATAAATACCTgaggaaaggaacaaagaaaaggagagaacacagagagagagagagagagagtgagaatgaaTAGAGATGTGAGAAAAAACAATGAGAGAGGGATTGTGTGAGCTTTCCATCATAGAGTCATAAAAACTGAGGtgcaaagggaaaaataacaaatggAGACAGCGGGAAACTGTGACAGTTGGAAAGAGATGAACACAGGTAGAAAGTAAGAGCAGAGGgtttaaatgtaataaaactagggcggtgcctgtggctcagtcggtggggcaccggccccatataccgagggtgacgggttcaaacccggccccggccaaactgcaaccaaaaaatagccgggcgttgtggcgggcgcctgtggtcccagctactcgggaggctgaggcaggagaatcgcttaagcccaggagttggaggttgctgtgagctgtgtgacgtcacggcactgtaccgagggccataaagtgagactctgtctctacaaaaaaaaaaaaaaaagtaataaaactaaAACCTAAGCAGCAACAGTATGGATGCTAAGTTAGAGAAAACAAAGTAGGAGTTTGGCGGACAGTTTGTCCTTAATAGAAGTCATAGCTTCAAAACTcaacctgctatttttttttttttttcttggagacagagtctccctctgttgctccaggctagagtaccctggcgtcagcctagctcacagcaacctcatattcctgggctcaagccatcattttgccccagcctcctgtgtagctgggactataggagcccaccccaatgcccaactaatgtttttctgtttttaatagagatggggtctcactctcccaagctcaagtgatcctcctgcctcggcctccaagaatgctgggattacaggcatgaattgccacacctggcctcaacGTACCATCTTAACTGAATGCCTTGATGAACAAAAATGTTGTATGTCTGgagttttcaaagaaaaagaaatgtgacaaACCCATGTGAGGAGTGTATTCCTTAATTATGTGTGAATGTTGTAATTAATGCCAACtcaatactttttcttttgcCAATGTCATAAATTCATGGTTTGAGtgagtactctttttttttttttttttttttttttttttgtggtttttggccggggctgggtttgaacccgccacctccggcatatgagaccggcgccctactcactgagccacaggcaccgccctgagtgAGTACTCTTGATAATACTTAGTATCTATGAGGGATGCCCAACAACTTGACCATTTGGGAAACATGGCTGTTTCTGGGGGTTAAGTAGTAAAACCCATAGAGGAAGAGTGAGATTACCACCAGTGGTGGCAGGACATAAGTGAATGCCTGAAGAGTGGACACCTGAAgtggacacacacacatttctaccATCATAACCCAGTGAAACTTCAGGAAGGCAAGATGGGATTTTGATTATAATTGAGAAATAAGAGAAGAATCAACTAGAGTGTGGACTAGATAATGATGATATGAATCAAAGAACAGTCTTTTGTAACCTTAAAAAAGGAAAGTTCAAAAATGCAGAggttaggctcggcacctgtagcacagtagttatatggtgccagacacatacgcccaggctggagggttcaaacccagcccgagccagctgaacaacaatgacaattgcaaccaaaaaacagtcgggcattgtggtgggtgcctgtagtcccagctacttgggaggctgaggcaagagaattgcttaagcccaagagttagaagttgctgtgagctttgatgccatggtactctactgagggtgacatagtgagactctgtctccaaaaaaaaaggcagaggttGGCAGATGCTACATTGGGTCTGGTCTGTAGGGCAGTACCCAGGGAAGTGGTCCCACAGACTTTCCTCATGCCGACCAAGttgatgaattcttttttttccggCACAGGGAAGGGGCTTTTCTAGATGGGGTATATATTGATATTTTATGGTCTTGGAATACTATTCTGATTATAAGTTAATAAATTGGCATTCCAATAATTATGTCAGTCTTTCATGAGTGTGATTACTTTGAGTCAATCTTCTTGATTCCAGTGGAGTGGTCTCCTGATTTATAATGCAATTCTAGGGCCggatgcagtggttcacacctataatcctagcactctgggaggccaaggtgggaggatcccctaAGTTCAGAGtttgagaaaagcctgagcaaaagccatctcaaaaagaaaaaaattacattgcaTTACATTGCAATGCTGAATTTTGGAGGTTTGGTCTTGGAAAAGTTTCCtcttatgggtggcgcctgtggttcagtgggtagggctccaggccccatataccaagggtggtgggtttgagcccggccccggccaaaatgcaacaacaaccaaaaaaaaaatagtcgggcgttgtggcagatgcctgtagtcccagctacttgggaggctgaggcaaaagaatcacctaagcccaggaattggaggttgctgtgagctgtgatgacacagcactctaccgagtgagactctgtttctaaaaaaaaaaaaaaaaagaaagaaaagtttcttctTATCACTGACTCCTTTTGCTCTGCAAAGCTGGGAAGTGTGCTAATATCCTCTACTCTCAAAAAGCAAACCCACTGTATTCAGTAGAATGGAGTCAGAGCAAGAGAGTGGATTCAAACACTTTAGAATGATTTTCAGTGTCTAGAGTTGAAACCAAAAGAATCCTTTAGTTAGATTAATCTTTagttaataagaaaattaaacagaaagctTCCATAACTAAGTTGTCAAAACGTCATCACATAAAATCTGGATTTCAGCCAGGCAGAGTGCTCACGTCTGtatatcctagcactcagggaggccaaagcaggtgaattgcctgagctcagttcaagagtagcctgagtgggctgggcacagtggctcacgcctgtaatcctaacactctgggaggctgaggtgggtggattgcctgaactcgagaccagcctgagccagagcgagacccctgtctctaaaaaaaatagccaggtgttgtggtgggttcctgtagtcccagctatttgggaggctgaggcaagagaattgcttgagcccaagagtttaaggttgctgtgagctatgacaccacaggactcttctgagggtgacaaagtgagattctgtctttttttttttttgtagagacagagtctcactttatggccctaggtagagtgccgtggcgtcacacagctcacagcaacctccaactcctgggcttcagcgattctcttgcctcagcctcccaagtagctgggactacaggcgcccgccacaacgcccggctattttttggttgcagtttggccggggccgggtttgaacccgtcaccctcagtatatggggccggtgccttaccgactgagccacaggcgccgcccgtgagactctgtcttaaacaacaacaaaaaaggccagcctgagcaagaatgagaccctacctctactgaaaatagagaatgtgcatgtatgtgtatgcatgattaagtgtgtatgtgtgtgtatttgagtatgtgtatttatgtgcatgtatgtgtgtgtgtgggctgcttaggaggctcacttgagcccaagagtttgaggttgctgtgacccatgacacctggcactctacccagagcaacagactgaggctctgtctcaaaaaaaaaaagaaaagaaaagaaagaaagaaagaaagaaaaattactctTTAAAGAGGAGTTTCTGCGTTGAAATGAAATGCTTATTTAGAATCATTAacttaggctcggtgcctgtggctcaagtggctaaggcaccagccacatacacctgagctggcaggttcgaatccagcccgggcccgccaaacaacaagaacagctgcaaccaaaaaatagttgggtgttgtggcaagcacctatagtcctatctacttgggaggcagaggcaggagaatcgcctgagcccaggagat is a window of Nycticebus coucang isolate mNycCou1 chromosome 18, mNycCou1.pri, whole genome shotgun sequence DNA encoding:
- the TLCD2 gene encoding TLC domain-containing protein 2 — protein: MLPRRERTHCPKGQIRTQPASQAMVPSGLLVTGASFAVFRGLHWGLQLLPTPGCAAQDRWKWRNIFVSLVHSLVAGVGALLGLSLFPQMAADPIHAHPPWARVLVAVSVGYFLADGADMLWNQTLRQAWELLCHHLVVVSCLSTAVLSGQFVGYSMVSLLLELNSVCLHLRKLLLLSHQAPSLAFSVASWATLTTLALFRLVPLGWMSLWLLRQHHQVPLALVILCGIGLVTVSVISITLGVRLLVSDVLQSQPHRFIPGHKETRRTRTCWDGKLLTMDGSTLNLKD